Genomic segment of Numida meleagris isolate 19003 breed g44 Domestic line unplaced genomic scaffold, NumMel1.0 unplaced_Scaffold404, whole genome shotgun sequence:
ACAACTCAGCCCAGACCTCTTTCAAAGGCTCCTGTCTTTCAGCTCTCCATGCATGGccatgaggatgaggatggacAGAGGTGGGGGTGGGACACACAAATCCAGTGACGCCTGGAAGCCACTGACCACTCCAGCCACTGACCTGACACCTCCAGGTTCACCACAGCTTCTGCATAGTCTGCACcatcctgcacagcacaggtgTATGAGCCACTATCAGAGGAAGTGACGGCAGTGACGCGCAAATCCAGGTTTCCATCAGAGAGACCGTTCCTGAGCAGTTCTGTCCTCCCTTTATATTCCTCCATCTGCTCCAGGTCCAATCCATCTTGGTAGTGGTGCACAAGCCCAGAGGACCGGTCCTGGATCCATCTGATGTCCAAGCTCCGAGCATCCTTGCAAGGGGACAAGTGGCAGCGCAGCACGACGTCCTGTCCCACGATGGCAGTGATGGGGAAGCCGGGTGCCACCACCCTGATCTGGGCTGTGCAATGAGAAGGGCACGGAGAGACAGTGAGATGGTGCCTGCGTTCATGTGGGGGCAGGGGGCAGCACAGGGGGAGGTGGTGCGCGCTGCATCCCATGTGCAAGAGCTGtagagggagcaggagggagtgGGGAAGGATTCCTGTGTGTGGGAGCCCACTCAGAACGTGTGGAGGAGGtgaggaagagacagaaattctTCCCAAAATCACGTGTTTTGTGGAAGAACCGAAGTGCAAGTGAAACCGAAGTGGGGCTGGGCACTGGGCTTGAGTCCTCCCTGCCCCACGGTCCCTCCCTTGCCCCACAGCAACACCTGTGGCAGGCACAGCAGCCCCCCAGGACCCCTACCTGATCCCgggtggaggaggagcagagccaggagatgAGGCAGGAGGCTCCTCCAGGGGGGGGTGGAACTGGGGTGGTTGCAGCCCGATCTGGAGCGCatctgtgctggagaagaggaggggggaaagagctggggaaaggagagagaggaaggagactGAGAAGGAGATGATGGAGAAGATGGGGAAGAAGGATGGGACAGAATATGGGGAAaagttttgtgaagaaaatgagggaagaaGCTGCAGGAGACGAGAGCTGGAGCGGATCAGCTTTGCAGCGGAGTCTCAGGCCAGGATCCGTTCGTGGAGGGTCTGAATCGCAGCCAAAACCCACACAGCGGAGCTCTAAGATGCTGGGGGGAGCGAGGCAGCCGTCCCagccacctccttgggcagcacAGTGGTTGTGATGAGggtgggcagagggaggagggcCAGCATCACCCCCCCGTGCGTACAAGGGGGGGCCCATGGA
This window contains:
- the LOC110391559 gene encoding myelin-oligodendrocyte glycoprotein-like isoform X21; protein product: MRSRSGCNHPSSTPPWRSLLPHLLALLLLHPGSAQIRVVAPGFPITAIVGQDVVLRCHLSPCKDARSLDIRWIQDRSSGLVHHYQDGLDLEQMEEYKGRTELLRNGLSDGNLDLRVTAVTSSDSGSYTCAVQDGADYAEAVVNLEVSDPISQIIHSWTVALAVVVTILLGSFIIIVFLHRKRAAQSRELKTKDAELETKDAELRRKDAELGIKDAELETKDAELRRKDAELVSKGAELERKDAELGIKDAELGRKDAELDRKDAELRRKDEELRIKDEEMSKSPSPN
- the LOC110391559 gene encoding myelin-oligodendrocyte glycoprotein-like isoform X20, which gives rise to MRSRSGCNHPSSTPPWRSLLPHLLALLLLHPGSAQIRVVAPGFPITAIVGQDVVLRCHLSPCKDARSLDIRWIQDRSSGLVHHYQDGLDLEQMEEYKGRTELLRNGLSDGNLDLRVTAVTSSDSGSYTCAVQDGADYAEAVVNLEVSDPISQIIHSWTVALAVVVTILLGSFIIIVFLHRKRAAQSRELKTKDAELERKDAELGRKDEELERKDAELGRKDAELGRKDAELGRKDAELVSKGAELERKDAELGIKDAELGRKDAELDRKDAELRRKDEELRIKDEEMSKSPSPN
- the LOC110391559 gene encoding myelin-oligodendrocyte glycoprotein-like isoform X24, which produces MRSRSGCNHPSSTPPWRSLLPHLLALLLLHPGSAQIRVVAPGFPITAIVGQDVVLRCHLSPCKDARSLDIRWIQDRSSGLVHHYQDGLDLEQMEEYKGRTELLRNGLSDGNLDLRVTAVTSSDSGSYTCAVQDGADYAEAVVNLEVSDPISQIIHSWTVALAVVVTILLGSFIIIVFLHRKRAAQSRELKTKDAELETKDAELKRKDAELGRKDAELGRKDAELGRKDAELGRKDAELGRKDAELKRRDKELVVETKQSGESSPNQWNVGFPMG
- the LOC110391559 gene encoding myelin-oligodendrocyte glycoprotein-like isoform X19, with translation MRSRSGCNHPSSTPPWRSLLPHLLALLLLHPGSAQIRVVAPGFPITAIVGQDVVLRCHLSPCKDARSLDIRWIQDRSSGLVHHYQDGLDLEQMEEYKGRTELLRNGLSDGNLDLRVTAVTSSDSGSYTCAVQDGADYAEAVVNLEVSDPISQIIHSWTVALAVVVTILLGSFIIIVFLHRKRAAQSRELKTKDAELGRKDEELVIKGAELERKDAELERKDAELKTKEAELGRKNAELERKDEELGIKDAVLERKDAELRRKDAELERKDAELVRKDAELDRKDAELSKSPSPN
- the LOC110391559 gene encoding myelin-oligodendrocyte glycoprotein-like isoform X23, with amino-acid sequence MRSRSGCNHPSSTPPWRSLLPHLLALLLLHPGSAQIRVVAPGFPITAIVGQDVVLRCHLSPCKDARSLDIRWIQDRSSGLVHHYQDGLDLEQMEEYKGRTELLRNGLSDGNLDLRVTAVTSSDSGSYTCAVQDGADYAEAVVNLEVSDPISQIIHSWTVALAVVVTILLGSFIIIVFLHRKRAAQSRELKTKDAELGRKDEELGIKDAELGRKDAELGRKDAELVSKGAELERKDAELGIKDAELGRKDAELDRKDAELRRKDEELRIKDEEMSKSPSPN
- the LOC110391559 gene encoding myelin-oligodendrocyte glycoprotein-like isoform X25 → MRSRSGCNHPSSTPPWRSLLPHLLALLLLHPGSAQIRVVAPGFPITAIVGQDVVLRCHLSPCKDARSLDIRWIQDRSSGLVHHYQDGLDLEQMEEYKGRTELLRNGLSDGNLDLRVTAVTSSDSGSYTCAVQDGADYAEAVVNLEVSDPISQIIHSWTVALAVVVTILLGSFIIIVFLHRKRAAQSRELKTKDAELVSKGAELETKDAELRRKDAELVSKGAELERKDAELGIKDAELGRKDAELDRKDAELRRKDEELRIKDEEMSKSPSPN
- the LOC110391559 gene encoding myelin-oligodendrocyte glycoprotein-like isoform X22, which gives rise to MRSRSGCNHPSSTPPWRSLLPHLLALLLLHPGSAQIRVVAPGFPITAIVGQDVVLRCHLSPCKDARSLDIRWIQDRSSGLVHHYQDGLDLEQMEEYKGRTELLRNGLSDGNLDLRVTAVTSSDSGSYTCAVQDGADYAEAVVNLEVSDPISQIIHSWTVALAVVVTILLGSFIIIVFLHRKRAAQSRELKTKDAELVSKGAELGRKDAELGIKDAELETKDAELRRKDAELVSKGAELERKDAELGIKDAELGRKDAELDRKDAELRRKDEELRIKDEEMSKSPSPN